A window of the Serinus canaria isolate serCan28SL12 chromosome 27, serCan2020, whole genome shotgun sequence genome harbors these coding sequences:
- the LOC115484431 gene encoding collagen alpha-2(I) chain-like has translation MLFIISSKREENEAAVPGRAKGGAGHPSSTSRGGFRDGVGAHPRGFRGALWEGRSRDRTTPAGTDGPGPQGWAEPGFIPRSPAGKRLHQLRHRLCILSGAGRGGRGGGSAQQPCPEPRALPGAPQPLPEPRALPGAPQPLPEPRSPCPAASSSLPHHAGHFHPDVFRHHRPGGPVLHHLHALRSRRRPRCGSAAASPAERRPASARCASLGAFWNSVNLCEPGAEHGAVTEPAGPGPGMGGHGRGSEGLSRCRDPAHPPARTRVLHPVRTCVLPAAGPWDAPGDARGVPRGMRRVLSPPCVLSPRSEAARLGLILGSGSHF, from the exons ATGTTGTTCATCATCAGCTCAAAACGCGAGGAAAACGAAGCGGCGGTGCCAGGGAGGGCAAAGGGCGGTGCTGGgcaccccagcagcaccagccgAGGTGGCTTCAGG GACGGGGTGGGAGCACATCCCCGTGGGTTCAGGGGAGCgctttgggaaggaaggagcagggacagaacAACCCCCGCGGGGACAGACGGCCCcgggccccagggctgggctgagcccgGGTTTATCCCTCGATCTCCCGCAGGAAAGCGGCTCCATCAGCTCCGGCATCGGCTCTGCATCCTGAGCggagcggggaggggagggcgcGGGGgcggctctgcccagcagccctgcccggAGCCCCGAGCCCTGCCCGGagccccgcagcccctcccGGAGCCCCGAGCCCTGCCCGGagccccgcagcccctcccggagccccgcagcccctgccccgccgcctcctcctccctccctcaccaTGCTGGACATTTTCATCCTGATGTTTTTCGCCATCATCGGCCTGGTGGTCCTGTCCTACATCATTTACATGCTCTaaggagccgccgccgcccaAGATGCGGCTCAGCAGCGGCCTCGCCAGCCGAGCGGCGGCCAG CCTCCGCCCGGTGCGCGTCCCTCGGAGCCTTCTGGAACAGCGTTAACCTCTGCGAGCCCGGCGCGGAGCACGGAGCGGTCACGgagccggcggggccggggccgggaaTGGGGGGACACGGGAGGGGCTCCGAGGGGCTGTCCCGCTGCCGGGACCCGGCTCATCCCCCTGCCAGGACCCGTGTCCTTCACCCTGTCAGGACCTGCGTCCTTCCCGCTGCCGGGCCCTGGGATGCTCCCGGTGACGCACGCGGTGTCCCCAGGGGGATGAGAAGGGTCCTGTCCCCCCCTTGTGTCCTGTCCCCTCGGTCCGAGGCCGCTCGTCTGGGCTTAATTTTAGGCAGCGGCTCCCATTTTTGA